Proteins encoded in a region of the Limanda limanda chromosome 17, fLimLim1.1, whole genome shotgun sequence genome:
- the LOC133022727 gene encoding zinc finger protein 646-like isoform X1: MYARTNTGSAHGDFQDRNGVNYVTSTETFGHCSQLFWKKDPNDSGPSSTISWCDQLPSSSAALTASSLSAASLTTSSLSLDSRAPAPATTTVPDDMESDERPYTCDMCTCAYKHASSLLNHKLTHKTGDFRCDFCSKPYTNYMSLRNHMRIHGQKRYMCDLCGKAFRLARYLRNHQRIHDDGPNRFDCPSCCKSYRTMLELAQHRCTSASTSQSGSRRSNFPATPRRQQQRQNNANAMMQQQHGGHGRQDSLPSHCVSPMSQGGQGGNVASQSIPDPHQQGRPSSVSSQSSQQSMRSSSSNKHVSSSSAAPSSSYSLLQPLVPEVKEMSLGYTRLSANPMPKHQDTFSLAPQRPLTTINPIGHSLHPNGAPTLKPSPVPRTIQAMPWEQRSLYNQ; encoded by the exons ATGTACGCCCGAACAAACACCGGCAGCGCACATGGAGACTTCCAGGATCGAAACGGAGTAAATTATGTGACATCGACAGAGACCTTCGGTCACTGCTCTCAATTGTTCTGGAAAAAGGATCCGAACGACTCCGGA cCGAGTTCGACCATCAGTTGGTGTGATCAGCTCCCTTCGTCCTCAGCAGCCCTCACCGCCTCCAGTCTGTCTGCAGCGTCACTGACTACCTCCAGTCTTTCCCTGGACTCCAGAGCACCAGCCCCTGCAACGACAACTGTGCCAGATGACATGGAATCAGACGAGAGGCCATACACCTGTGACATGTGCACCTGCGCCTACAAGCACGCCAGCTCCCTGCTCAACCACAAGCTCACACACAAGACAGGAGACTTCAG ATGTGATTTTTGCAGCAAGCCCTACACCAACTACATGTCCCTACGCAACCATATGCGAATTCACGGTCAGAAGCGCTACATGTGCGACTTGTGCGGGAAGGCCTTCCGTTTGGCCCGGTACCTCCGTAACCACCAGAGGATCCACGATGACGGACCCAACCGCTTTGATTGTCCCTCTTGCTGTAAGAGCTACAGGACCATGCTGGAGCTGGCCCAGCATCGCTGCACCTCTGCTTCAACTAGccag TCTGGCAGTCGCAGGTCCAATTTCCCCGCCACTCCTCGCCgtcagcagcagcggcagaacAATGCTAACGCCATGATGCAACAGCAGCATGGAGGACACGGCCGGCAGGACTCTCTTCCCTCCCACTGTGTGTCACCAATGTCTCAGGGCGGGCAAGGCGGCAACGTGGCCAGCCAGTCCATACCCGACCCCCACCAG CAGGGCCGTCCCAGTTCAGTGTCCTCCCAGAGCAGCCAGCAGAGCATGAGGAGCTCGTCCTCCAACaaacacgtctcctcctccagcgctGCCCCATCCTCCTCTTACTCCCTGCTCCAGCCCCTGGTGCCTGAGGTAAAGGAGATGAGCTTGGGATACACTAGGCTGAGCGCCAACCCTATG CCGAAGCACCAGGACACTTTCTCTCTGGCCCCCCAGCGGCCCCTCACCACCATCAACCCCATTGGCCACTCCCTCCATCCGAACGGAGCGCCCACGCTCAAGCCTTCCCCCGTGCCACGCACCATCCAGGCCATGCCCTGGGAGCAGCGCTCCCTCTACAATCAATGA
- the LOC133022727 gene encoding zinc finger protein 646-like isoform X2, with protein MYARTNTGSAHGDFQDRNGVNYVTSTETFGHCSQLFWKKDPNDSGPSSTISWCDQLPSSSAALTASSLSAASLTTSSLSLDSRAPAPATTTVPDDMESDERPYTCDMCTCAYKHASSLLNHKLTHKTGDFRCDFCSKPYTNYMSLRNHMRIHGQKRYMCDLCGKAFRLARYLRNHQRIHDDGPNRFDCPSCCKSYRTMLELAQHRCTSASTSQSGSRRSNFPATPRRQQQRQNNANAMMQQQHGGHGRQDSLPSHCVSPMSQGGQGGNVASQSIPDPHQGRPSSVSSQSSQQSMRSSSSNKHVSSSSAAPSSSYSLLQPLVPEVKEMSLGYTRLSANPMPKHQDTFSLAPQRPLTTINPIGHSLHPNGAPTLKPSPVPRTIQAMPWEQRSLYNQ; from the exons ATGTACGCCCGAACAAACACCGGCAGCGCACATGGAGACTTCCAGGATCGAAACGGAGTAAATTATGTGACATCGACAGAGACCTTCGGTCACTGCTCTCAATTGTTCTGGAAAAAGGATCCGAACGACTCCGGA cCGAGTTCGACCATCAGTTGGTGTGATCAGCTCCCTTCGTCCTCAGCAGCCCTCACCGCCTCCAGTCTGTCTGCAGCGTCACTGACTACCTCCAGTCTTTCCCTGGACTCCAGAGCACCAGCCCCTGCAACGACAACTGTGCCAGATGACATGGAATCAGACGAGAGGCCATACACCTGTGACATGTGCACCTGCGCCTACAAGCACGCCAGCTCCCTGCTCAACCACAAGCTCACACACAAGACAGGAGACTTCAG ATGTGATTTTTGCAGCAAGCCCTACACCAACTACATGTCCCTACGCAACCATATGCGAATTCACGGTCAGAAGCGCTACATGTGCGACTTGTGCGGGAAGGCCTTCCGTTTGGCCCGGTACCTCCGTAACCACCAGAGGATCCACGATGACGGACCCAACCGCTTTGATTGTCCCTCTTGCTGTAAGAGCTACAGGACCATGCTGGAGCTGGCCCAGCATCGCTGCACCTCTGCTTCAACTAGccag TCTGGCAGTCGCAGGTCCAATTTCCCCGCCACTCCTCGCCgtcagcagcagcggcagaacAATGCTAACGCCATGATGCAACAGCAGCATGGAGGACACGGCCGGCAGGACTCTCTTCCCTCCCACTGTGTGTCACCAATGTCTCAGGGCGGGCAAGGCGGCAACGTGGCCAGCCAGTCCATACCCGACCCCCACCAG GGCCGTCCCAGTTCAGTGTCCTCCCAGAGCAGCCAGCAGAGCATGAGGAGCTCGTCCTCCAACaaacacgtctcctcctccagcgctGCCCCATCCTCCTCTTACTCCCTGCTCCAGCCCCTGGTGCCTGAGGTAAAGGAGATGAGCTTGGGATACACTAGGCTGAGCGCCAACCCTATG CCGAAGCACCAGGACACTTTCTCTCTGGCCCCCCAGCGGCCCCTCACCACCATCAACCCCATTGGCCACTCCCTCCATCCGAACGGAGCGCCCACGCTCAAGCCTTCCCCCGTGCCACGCACCATCCAGGCCATGCCCTGGGAGCAGCGCTCCCTCTACAATCAATGA